Proteins encoded within one genomic window of Pararhizobium capsulatum DSM 1112:
- a CDS encoding glycosyltransferase, protein MHLLFVSSLVPVQKPSSGFDIANRAVIDGLVALGHRVSVVGFIEPGQEPARPQDTHILGEAQLSNARVGAATKLGWLLTALVRGTSLSSAKMLRVSIERIEALLAELLPFDGIILNSVQLPAAFVAVFQRYPNIYVGHNIEADSALANAERARSRFERMMFSREARYLEQYERQLAQGATRIWTFAEPDRFGFGYLLSDKASVLPLVTQWDAPDTLAPVPVEYDLGLIGTWSWKPNRIGLDWFLNRIVPLLPSEMTIAIAGQIAGAPAVSHPGVKFLGRVPDARAFIAASGVVPLVSKSGTGVQLKSIEAFELGLPTVATRQSLRGIDVIPSNCAIADNEAEFARLLTERVAGVGAGTTSRVSGTLFHHAQRSRLLETLQDGLSKLGGAATQQDPIASHPPASGKGRFPLAVHEGGKAR, encoded by the coding sequence ATGCATCTGCTATTCGTTTCCTCGTTGGTCCCCGTGCAGAAACCGTCTTCCGGTTTCGATATCGCCAATCGTGCCGTGATCGATGGGCTGGTGGCCCTTGGCCACCGGGTCAGTGTTGTCGGCTTTATCGAGCCGGGCCAGGAGCCTGCCCGCCCGCAGGACACACACATTCTTGGCGAAGCCCAACTCTCCAACGCGAGGGTGGGCGCAGCAACCAAGCTTGGCTGGCTGCTCACCGCCTTGGTGCGGGGTACCAGCCTGTCTTCAGCGAAAATGCTCAGGGTCTCAATCGAGCGGATCGAGGCTCTGCTTGCCGAGTTGCTACCGTTCGATGGGATCATACTGAATTCGGTGCAGCTCCCTGCAGCCTTCGTCGCCGTTTTTCAGCGGTACCCGAATATCTATGTCGGCCATAATATCGAAGCGGATTCCGCGCTGGCAAATGCGGAACGGGCGCGCAGCCGCTTCGAGCGCATGATGTTCTCGCGAGAGGCGCGTTATCTCGAACAGTACGAACGGCAGCTGGCGCAAGGCGCGACGCGGATCTGGACCTTTGCGGAACCCGATCGCTTTGGCTTTGGCTACCTTCTATCGGACAAGGCGAGCGTTTTGCCGCTTGTGACCCAGTGGGACGCGCCCGATACGCTTGCACCCGTTCCGGTGGAGTACGATCTCGGCCTGATCGGCACATGGAGTTGGAAGCCGAACCGCATCGGCCTCGACTGGTTCCTGAACAGGATCGTGCCGCTTCTGCCGTCGGAAATGACGATCGCGATTGCCGGACAGATTGCTGGTGCTCCCGCTGTTTCCCATCCAGGCGTCAAATTTCTCGGTCGGGTGCCGGATGCACGCGCCTTCATTGCCGCAAGCGGGGTGGTGCCGCTTGTCAGCAAGAGCGGGACGGGCGTCCAGCTGAAGTCGATCGAGGCCTTTGAGCTCGGTCTGCCGACCGTTGCGACGCGTCAGTCGCTGCGCGGGATCGATGTGATCCCGTCAAACTGTGCCATCGCCGACAATGAGGCAGAATTCGCCCGGCTGCTGACCGAGCGCGTTGCCGGCGTCGGCGCCGGGACCACTTCCCGGGTCTCCGGAACCCTGTTCCACCATGCCCAGAGATCGCGGCTTCTCGAAACGCTCCAGGACGGGCTTTCCAAGCTTGGCGGTGCTGCAACTCAGCAGGATCCGATTGCAAGCCATCCCCCGGCAAGTGGCAAGGGGCGGTTTCCCCTCGCGGTCCATGAAGGAGGTAAAGCAAGATGA
- a CDS encoding WecB/TagA/CpsF family glycosyltransferase — MNLVPGIQIVPSQRMIFDIPVCDLSWAEAFSFADELASMPIGQTVISFLNANNANLALQDKEYHDILSRHIVLPDGHGVDIASRVLHGKVFPANLNGTDFVPALMTYMTTPRRVAMIGATQDVLKRAAANFKKHAPWHTFIPVSDGYFDPSQSDAVMARVREARPDILLVAMGSPRQEKWIDRHVGPGHARLIIGVGALFDFVADEVPRASETVRQLRLEWLHRLLHEPRRLWRRYIIGNPLFLCRVLRHKLTMSSRTPPKGARRIGQRLL, encoded by the coding sequence ATGAACCTTGTTCCCGGTATTCAGATTGTTCCGTCTCAACGGATGATCTTCGATATTCCCGTGTGCGATCTGAGCTGGGCGGAAGCCTTCAGCTTTGCCGATGAACTGGCGTCGATGCCCATCGGCCAGACGGTGATTTCGTTCCTGAATGCCAACAACGCCAATCTTGCATTGCAGGATAAGGAGTATCACGACATCCTTTCGCGCCATATCGTGCTGCCGGATGGCCATGGCGTCGATATCGCTTCGCGCGTCCTGCACGGAAAGGTTTTCCCGGCCAATCTCAACGGTACGGATTTCGTGCCGGCCCTGATGACCTACATGACGACGCCCCGTCGCGTCGCCATGATCGGCGCCACGCAGGATGTTTTGAAGCGCGCAGCCGCCAACTTCAAGAAACACGCGCCGTGGCACACCTTCATCCCGGTCAGCGACGGCTATTTCGATCCCTCGCAATCCGATGCGGTCATGGCACGGGTCCGGGAAGCAAGGCCGGATATCCTGCTGGTTGCCATGGGAAGTCCGAGACAGGAAAAATGGATTGATCGCCACGTCGGTCCCGGCCATGCCCGCCTGATCATCGGCGTCGGTGCGCTGTTTGACTTCGTCGCCGACGAGGTGCCGCGTGCGTCCGAGACCGTGCGCCAGTTGCGGCTGGAGTGGCTACACCGCCTGCTGCACGAGCCCCGTCGCCTCTGGCGCCGCTATATCATTGGAAACCCACTTTTCCTGTGCCGTGTTTTGCGTCATAAGTTGACCATGAGTTCGCGGACGCCGCCGAAAGGTGCCCGACGGATCGGACAAAGGTTGCTCTGA
- a CDS encoding DUF6492 family protein: MRTAVVTASYAGDFERCRLLCESMDLRLKGSWTHYILVAPFDVSLFRTLEGPRRRIVSERDLLPSWLRAIPDPTSRGRSKIWISPFGLPLRGWHVQQLRRFALSRHINEEAMFSIDSDVVLLRDFDPASLWHNGRLALYSKVDGIQPEMPSNHLEWLAHSDRLLGIGPYRLPATDYINTLIGWRSDTCRALLDYIENLHGHGWVRAIIRSRQFSECLIYGRFVDEVLNGEGHYAAEALCHVLWTEDDYERDLPGLQRFLARMGPNQIGIGVQSFVGHDLDDIRALVLGNAA; the protein is encoded by the coding sequence ATGCGCACAGCTGTTGTAACGGCATCCTATGCCGGGGATTTCGAGCGCTGCCGGCTGCTTTGCGAAAGCATGGACCTGCGTCTCAAGGGCAGCTGGACCCACTATATCCTCGTCGCGCCGTTTGACGTTTCCCTGTTTCGAACGCTGGAGGGACCACGCCGCCGCATCGTGTCGGAGCGCGACCTTCTGCCATCTTGGCTGCGCGCCATTCCCGATCCGACCTCGCGTGGTCGCAGCAAGATCTGGATCAGTCCCTTCGGTCTGCCGCTACGTGGCTGGCACGTCCAGCAGTTGCGCCGCTTCGCGCTCAGCCGTCATATCAATGAGGAGGCGATGTTCTCGATCGACTCCGATGTCGTACTGCTCAGGGATTTCGATCCCGCCAGCCTTTGGCACAACGGGCGCCTCGCGCTCTATAGCAAGGTGGATGGAATCCAGCCCGAGATGCCGTCAAATCATCTTGAATGGCTTGCCCATTCCGATCGGCTCCTCGGTATCGGCCCCTACCGGCTGCCGGCCACGGACTATATCAACACGCTGATCGGCTGGCGTAGCGATACCTGCCGCGCGCTTCTCGATTATATCGAAAATTTGCATGGTCACGGCTGGGTGCGCGCCATCATCCGCTCCCGGCAGTTTTCCGAATGCCTGATCTATGGGCGCTTCGTTGATGAGGTGCTGAACGGCGAGGGGCATTATGCCGCCGAAGCGCTGTGCCATGTGCTCTGGACTGAGGACGACTATGAGCGGGACCTGCCGGGCCTGCAGCGTTTTCTTGCCCGGATGGGGCCAAACCAGATCGGAATTGGCGTCCAGTCTTTCGTCGGGCATGACCTCGACGATATTCGTGCTCTTGTGCTCGGCAACGCAGCCTGA
- a CDS encoding lipopolysaccharide biosynthesis protein produces MIKLAKMLYARHRYVVQAYLSMTGGSVGRLVLSLVYFICVANGLSIAEFGLFATASAAGIMVSRVLAFGFMSPLYRISTVKPLLIGTYSLGFIVAALASLPLIALICTGVFYAVFAADMAGPVFAAFMAAEIICWRGLEVSVVVLNGLGRFGRASLLVVIGTAIRTVAAVIFALSHLTTLQSWSLFYLTANASSFIIAAVFFFPKVRLRWRPRLYLRRWSDSLSVAGAEVLFYIQSEFDKIAVLSVGGPAVSGLYAIIMRLADLTALPVRTFNTLLVQKIMRTPETISSWRTRLIIEGLVAAVSFAAIATMAIYLWILPHGLGNNVSEAAPYLMAVLLVPSFRNLVEYHSELLYATGATVRRMTNLVVAGVLKMGLLAALLKTSLDVAFWSPMLNGVYLAVYLASFALTYNALTTRRARVI; encoded by the coding sequence GTGATTAAGCTTGCCAAGATGCTTTATGCGCGCCACCGTTATGTGGTTCAGGCCTATCTGTCCATGACGGGCGGATCGGTGGGCCGGCTCGTGCTTTCGCTCGTCTATTTCATCTGTGTTGCAAATGGTCTTTCGATTGCTGAATTCGGACTGTTCGCGACCGCGTCCGCGGCCGGCATCATGGTTTCGCGTGTGCTCGCCTTCGGCTTCATGTCGCCGTTATATCGAATCTCGACCGTCAAGCCGCTGCTGATCGGCACCTATAGTCTCGGTTTTATCGTCGCGGCCCTTGCTTCCCTGCCGCTGATCGCACTCATCTGCACCGGCGTCTTTTACGCGGTGTTTGCTGCCGACATGGCGGGTCCGGTATTTGCCGCTTTCATGGCAGCCGAGATCATCTGCTGGCGGGGGCTCGAAGTTTCCGTCGTCGTCCTGAACGGCCTTGGCCGCTTCGGCCGAGCCAGCTTGCTTGTCGTCATCGGCACGGCAATCCGCACCGTTGCGGCCGTGATCTTCGCGCTATCGCACCTTACGACGCTCCAGAGCTGGTCGCTGTTCTATCTTACGGCAAATGCTTCCAGCTTTATTATTGCAGCCGTATTTTTCTTCCCGAAGGTACGGTTGCGCTGGCGTCCCCGGCTTTACCTCCGGCGTTGGTCGGACTCGCTATCGGTCGCGGGTGCGGAAGTGCTTTTTTATATCCAGTCGGAGTTCGACAAGATTGCGGTGCTTAGTGTCGGTGGCCCAGCTGTCTCCGGTCTCTACGCGATCATCATGCGGCTGGCTGACTTGACCGCTCTGCCGGTACGAACCTTCAACACGCTGCTTGTACAAAAGATCATGCGCACGCCGGAAACGATTTCCTCGTGGCGCACCCGGTTGATAATCGAAGGGCTTGTGGCCGCCGTATCGTTCGCCGCGATCGCCACGATGGCGATCTATCTCTGGATTCTCCCGCACGGGCTGGGCAACAACGTCTCGGAGGCTGCCCCTTATCTGATGGCCGTGCTTCTGGTCCCATCCTTTCGCAATCTTGTCGAGTACCATTCCGAACTGCTTTATGCGACGGGCGCGACGGTTCGACGAATGACCAATCTCGTCGTAGCAGGCGTTTTGAAAATGGGGTTGCTGGCGGCTTTGCTGAAAACGAGCCTCGATGTCGCCTTCTGGTCCCCAATGCTGAATGGCGTATATCTGGCCGTCTATCTCGCTTCCTTTGCCCTCACCTACAACGCCCTTACGACAAGGCGCGCCCGCGTCATCTGA